The following are encoded together in the Humulus lupulus chromosome 5, drHumLupu1.1, whole genome shotgun sequence genome:
- the LOC133779330 gene encoding uncharacterized protein LOC133779330 encodes MPSEDMFGLYNAPDTPVSKKKASRRHRGECSKEPPAKKTRTEEPPVAGPSKNTTPPPSPLEQQSPPAPVGSTPHAPAPIDQTQPAAPVQTGDDLLSRALRSAKDRMTRILRHERSREAMAGTELMDVNQILNHTLNELASAMLTVIASRLCSGIITEQSKAFEHRHAEEIKVIEAKYKEQLEAAQKANVALLEEKNKLAKEMEQHQAALNKALEAKEKYKESPLTNFRKAKRLEADLIESRQEADKLEARINKLEKTNASNLERYKGAMSKCFYDFWKDNQGADFSYLSERMRKTEIAQCVARLEEEERAKTPALPEISLATGIEGAKNEAEAGVDQENPQDPPAS; translated from the exons ATGCCATCCGAAGATATGTTCGGTCTATATAATGCGCCTGATACTCCTGTGAGCaagaagaaggcgagcaggcggcATCGCGGGGAGTGCAGCAAAGAGCCTCCAGCAAAGAAAACCCGCACTGAGGAGCCTCCAGTAGCAGGTCCTTCGAAAAATACAACACCACCTCCATCTCCCCTCGAGCAGCAATCTCCGCCTGCACCAGTCGGGTCGACCCCTCATGCACCGGCTCCTATCGATCAGACACAGCCAGCTGCCCCTGTTCAAACAGGGGATGACTTATTGAGCCGCGCTCTAAGATCGGCCAAGGATAGGATGACAAGGATCCTGAGGCACGAGCGCAGCCGAGAAGCCATGGCTGGGACAGAGTTGATGGATGTCAACCAAATCTTGAACCACACACTAAACGAGCTTGCCAGT GCAATGCTGACCGTGATTGCTAGCCGGCTCTGCTCAGGGATCATTACTGAGCAATCCAAGGCATTCGAGCATCGACACGCTGAGGAGATTAAGGTCATTGAAGCGAAATATAAAGAGCAGCTTGAGGCGGCTCAAAAGGCAAATGTGgcattgctcgaggagaaaaataaaCTGGCCAAGGAGATGGAGCAACATCAGGCTGCTCTGAACAAAGCCCTTGAGGCAAAAGAGAAGTACAAAGAGTCCCCCCTCACCAATTTTCGCAAAGCCAAAAGACTCGAGGCGGACCTGATCGAGAGCAGGCAAGAGGCTGATAAGTTGGAGGCTCGCATCAACAAACTTGAAAAAACCAACGCCagcaatctggagaggtacaagggcgCCATGTCCaagtgcttctatgatttctggaaagaCAACCAAGGGGCCGATTTCAGCTATCTCTCTGAGCGCATGAGGAAAACAGAAATAGCCCAGTGCGTTGCTCgcttggaggaagaagagagagcgaAAACCCCAGCCTTGCCCGAGATCTCCTTGGCCACTGGCATTGAAGGCGCAAAGAATGAAGCCGAAGCTGGAGTCGACCAGGAAAATCcacaagaccctcctgcctcatga